Proteins from a genomic interval of Gordonia sp. SL306:
- a CDS encoding methylmalonyl-CoA mutase family protein, with translation MEPQTETASGIPLDPAYGPNPDSAVPPSPGEYPFTRGNFPTGYRGRLWTFRQYSGFGTAEESNRRYRYLLDQGGTGLSVALDLPSQCGYDSDDPEYGEEVGRVGCAVDTLADAEILFDQIPLDKISTSFTINGTAAILLAFYVAAAERKGVPRAKLTGTIQNDILKEYASRGTWIWPPEPSLRLIADTIEFCAAEVPRFNAISVAGAHFRDAGANAVQEMAFTLADGVTYCDTVVERGRMTIDQFAPQISFFFYTHGDFFEEIAKYRAGRRRWATIVRERYGATTDKAAMFRFGCVAGGASLYAPQAQNNLVRVAYEAMASVLGGVQSMFTAAWDEPFALPSEESATMALRTQQILAYETGVARVADPLGGSYFVEALTDATEERIIEVMADLEAHGGMVRAIEEGYLQGLIADEAYRVHQEVEGGERPVVGVNRFVADEPAPEIATYELDPEGREVQLKRLAKVKAERNANDVANTLAALSRGAEGDENLMHRLIDCANAYCTVGEMVSALKGVWGEFRQPVVF, from the coding sequence GGGGGAGTACCCGTTCACCCGGGGGAACTTTCCGACGGGTTACCGGGGGAGGTTGTGGACCTTCCGGCAGTACTCCGGATTCGGTACCGCCGAAGAGTCGAATCGCCGCTACCGGTATCTGCTCGATCAGGGCGGCACCGGGCTCTCGGTCGCGCTCGACCTACCGTCGCAATGCGGGTACGACTCGGATGATCCGGAATACGGGGAGGAGGTCGGCCGAGTCGGTTGCGCGGTCGACACCCTGGCCGACGCCGAGATCCTGTTCGACCAGATCCCGCTCGACAAGATCAGCACCAGCTTCACCATCAACGGGACGGCGGCCATCCTGCTGGCGTTCTACGTGGCGGCTGCGGAGCGCAAGGGCGTTCCGCGGGCCAAGCTGACCGGCACGATCCAGAACGACATCCTCAAGGAGTACGCCTCCCGCGGAACCTGGATCTGGCCTCCTGAACCGTCGTTGCGTCTGATCGCCGACACCATCGAGTTCTGCGCGGCGGAGGTGCCGAGGTTCAACGCGATCTCGGTGGCCGGCGCGCATTTCCGCGACGCGGGTGCCAATGCCGTGCAGGAGATGGCGTTCACGCTCGCAGACGGTGTGACGTACTGCGACACGGTCGTCGAGCGCGGGCGGATGACGATCGACCAGTTTGCGCCGCAGATCTCGTTCTTCTTCTACACCCACGGCGACTTCTTCGAGGAGATCGCCAAGTATCGCGCCGGGCGACGTCGCTGGGCGACGATCGTCCGCGAGCGTTATGGGGCGACCACCGACAAGGCCGCGATGTTCCGGTTCGGCTGTGTCGCCGGCGGGGCGTCGCTGTATGCGCCACAGGCACAGAACAATCTGGTCCGCGTCGCCTACGAGGCGATGGCGTCGGTGCTCGGGGGAGTGCAGTCGATGTTCACCGCCGCGTGGGACGAGCCCTTCGCCCTGCCGAGTGAGGAATCGGCGACGATGGCGCTGCGGACCCAGCAGATACTCGCATACGAGACGGGTGTTGCCCGCGTTGCGGATCCGTTGGGTGGGTCCTACTTCGTGGAGGCCCTGACCGATGCGACCGAGGAACGCATCATTGAGGTGATGGCCGATCTCGAGGCACACGGCGGCATGGTCCGAGCGATCGAGGAAGGCTACCTGCAGGGTCTCATCGCCGACGAGGCGTACCGGGTCCATCAGGAGGTCGAGGGTGGTGAACGACCGGTGGTGGGTGTCAACAGGTTCGTGGCCGACGAGCCCGCGCCGGAGATCGCGACCTATGAGCTCGATCCCGAGGGGCGCGAAGTGCAGCTCAAGCGCCTCGCCAAGGTCAAGGCCGAACGAAACGCGAACGACGTGGCGAACACGCTTGCCGCATTGTCGCGGGGAGCAGAAGGAGACGAGAATCTGATGCATCGCCTGATCGACTGCGCGAACGCGTATTGCACCGTCGGAGAGATGGTGTCGGCACTCAAGGGTGTATGGGGCGAGTTCCGGCAACCGGTGGTGTTCTGA